The Arthrobacter oryzae DNA window CTGAATTCTGGCCCACTCTGGCATCAGAAGGCGAAATCATCGCGCCGGCACTCAACGCACTGCGCCGCTTTGTGTTCTCCCGGACGTTGAAGAACGCACCGTGGGGCGACTACCCCGAGGCCGCGGTCGAATCAGGGGATGCGGTTGCGGCGATCCGCCGCATCAAGGGCGAATTTGGAGGCACCATCGTGCTCTGGGGCAGCCTTACCTTGAGCGAGGCATTCTTTGACGCCGGCGAAGTGGACGGCGTCCGGCTTGTCGTCATGCCCGTTGCCATTGGCGCGGGCCGGGGCGTATTCCCTTCCGGCCGTGATCCCCTCCTCCTCACCCTCCTGGGCGCAAAGACCTACGACGCCGGGCTGGTTGAGCTCGAGTATTCTGTTGGGTCCGGCGGGCCGCGGCCTCGGCCGGAACGATCAGGATCAGCACGATGATGAGGGCGGCGGCGAGCATGTAGGTTCCGCCGGTGCAGGCAGTGGCAGCGCTGTCGGCCAGGGAGGCTGCGCCGGCGGAAGCCGTCACCAGAACACCCACTCCCAGGCTGCTGCCCAGCTGGTGCGCCGTATTGATCAGCCCCGAGGCCGCGCCTGCGTTGGCGGCGGACGCGCCGGCGAGGCCGGCGGCGGTCAGGGGACCGAAGGCGAGTCCCTGGCCGACGCCAAGGAGGACCATGGGAAACGCGCCCTGCAGCGCTCGGGCCGCCACCTGCTGTTCCGTGGACTGGCAGACCACCCTTCAGCAAGGTGTCCGCGGCGTAAGCCGCCTCGATCGGTGTACTGGCAGGCCCTCCCGGGATCGCGGGACCCGACGTAGCCTGATTCCATGGATGGCCAAAGCGACGTACGTGAGTTCCTCCGGTCCCGCCGGGCCAAAGTGACGCCCGAGCAGGTGAACCTGATCGTCGGCACCAACCGGCGCGTGCCCGGGCTGCGCCGGGAAGAAGTGGCCACCCTGGCCTCGGTCAGTGTGGACTACTACGCCCGGCTGGAGCGCGGTAACCTTACCGGTGTTTCCGACGAAGTCCTGGAAGCGATCGCCCACGCGCTGCGGCTGGACGAAGCCGAAACTGCCCACCTTTTTGCCCTGGCCCGCGCGGCTCAGCAGCGGCCTGCCCGCCGTCGTCGTCCGGCACCTCCGCAGCTGGTGCGCCCCGGGCTGCAGCGGTTCCTGGATTCCGTCACCGGCGCGCCCACCTGGATCCGCAATGAGCGCATGGACTTCGTCGCCGCCAACGCGCTCGGCCGCGCGCTGTACGCGCCGATCCTCGCTGATCCGGTGCGTCCCGCCAACAGTGCACGCTTTGTGTTCTTCAACCCGGAGGCGCGCACCTTTTACCCTGATTGGGAACAGGTGGCGAACGACGTCGTGGCCATCCTTCGCAGCTACGCCGGCCAGCGCCCGCACGACAAGGGCCTCACCGATCTGGTGGGGGAACTCGCCACCCGCAGCGAGGAGTTCCGCACCCGGTGGTGGGCGACATTGAACTCGCCTACGAGGCGATGGAACTGCCGGCCAATCCCGGCTGGACCATGTTCGCCTATACCGCCGAACCCGGTTCTGCCAGCGACGAGCGCCTGAAGCTGCTGGCCAGCTGGGCGGCCACCACCGACAGCGAAGACGCCGTGCCTGCCGCGGAAAAGACGCAATAGGTGCGCTCCGGCCCTATTGTCCGGCGCCGGGGAGCATCTGACGGTTCCTGATCCGTGATTCGCCGAACTCTATGGTGAGCGGTTGAATCTCCCGCGTCCCGGCGTTCCTGGTGCGGGGGCTGCCCACGGCAACATGCGGTAACCAGTGCGGGGACCTGAAGCCCAGGGCCCGGGAACTGAGGATGAAGTCATCGACGTTGTCCACCAGCAACCCGTCCAGCAGTTCGTGGAGGGCCTGGACGAGGAATACCTGGTATTTCCGGACGTGCTCCGGAACGTCCACTTCAAGCCCGGTCACGTTGCCGCCGCCCAGCGGAACCAACCGCTCGGCGCTGCCGGCGAAGCCCTCCAGCACGGGCAGCCCGTCCAACCAGGTCAGTGTGCTGTGGACAGCGGCATCAGCGCTGGTTATGCCTTTGGTCCATTCCGAGACGTCATGGGAAAAATCGTCCAGTACCCCGAGGTGCAGCAACGTCATATGCAGTCCGCGCGGCCTGCGCAGGGCACGGACGTAGCTGCCAAGGCCCTCATAGTCCGAGGGGCCGGATCCGATGCTGAGCACCGGCACCTCCACCGTAATCCGCGGAATAGTGTGCATTCCGGCCCCTCCTGACCGCGCCGACCGTAGTCTGTGGATGACATTATCCGCCGGGACGGGTCTCTCCGCCCAGTGACGGGCCCCTCGCCCAGCGGCAGGGGTCATCCGGCCAGCGGGCGCAGGCCGTCAAGCAGGGGAGTGGTGGGACGGCCTACCAGCCGGGCGAGGTCGCCGGTGGACAATGCGAGTGCACCCTGCTGGATGTTGCCGTCCAAGGCTGCGAGGAATCCTGCTGTCGCGGCGTCAAGGCCTGCGGCCTCCAAGGCGAGGGCGTGCTCAGCCGGACTCACCGAGGCATAGCTAACGGGGCGTCCAAGGACCGTGGAGAAGGCCGACGCCAGCTCCTCGTAGGTCCAGGCGTGATCGCCGGACAGCTCGTAAACGTGGCCTTCATGTCCGGCTGTGCTCAGGACGGCGGCGATGGCTGCGGCGTAGTCAGCGCGGGTTGCGCTGGCCACACGTCCCTCGCCGGCGCTGCCCAGGAGCGTTCCGGTCTCGCGGGCCGAGTGCAGGGCAGCAGCGTAGTTTTCCGTGTACCAGCCGTTGCGCAGGAACGTGAAGGGAAGTCCGCTGGCGCGGATGAACTCTTCGGCCTTCACATGGTCGGGTGCCAGGACCAGCGGGGTGGTGTCGGCGGCCAGGACGCTGGTGTAGAGGATGTGGCCGACCTTCGCCCGGACGGCGGCGTCGATGACGGTCTGGTGCTGGGTGGTGCGGTTCTGGATGTCGCTGCCGGATATGAGAAGGAGAGTGTCGTCCTCGTTCAGGGCAGCATCTACGCTGGCCGGGTCGTTGTAATCAAGCGTTGCCGTATTGACGCCGCGCGCCGACAGTTCGGCGAGCTGCTCGGCGGACCTGCCCGCCGCCACGATCCGGTCGGCCGGTACCCCGCGGCTCAGCAGTTCCTTGACGACGAGGCGTCCCAGCTGGCCGGTGGCTCCTGCAATGACAATGGACATGGAATTCTCCTAGGTATCCGGGCGCTTCTGTTCAGCGCCTTCTGTCATGGCCAACCGGCTTCGGGGGGCAACAATTCCGTCGCCGGATGACGCACTTTGAAGTGCAATAGGCACCGTCAGGTAAGCATTGGCAGGTCGATTAGCTCTCTCCCAGGGGCGGCTGAGAGGCGGGGATAGTATGAGCCAGTGCCGCACAGGATTTCGAAGGGCCAGGTCATTGCGTTCCGTCTTGGCGCCCACTGCCTCACCGAACGGCTGGTGGAGGACGGGCTGCTCCGCGCTGCCGGGCGGTGCGGAATCCAGAACAGCCCGCCCGGGTCGGCGCTGCTGGCCCTGCACGCCAGGGTGGGGAACCTCAGGCAGGGTCAGCTGGCCTCCGCAATCGCCGAGGAGAAAAGCCTGCTCCAGTCCTGGTGCATGCGCGGCTCGCCGTTCTACTTCCCGACCTCGGATGCGACGGTCTTCACTACCGGAATGCTGCCGCCCACCGAGGGGGCGATGCGCCACCTTGTTTCCGGCGTGGAGCCGGCGTTGGACAAGCTCGGGATGAGCTTCACCAAGGCCGTTGAGCTGACGGCCGCCGAGGTCGGCGACGTACTGTCCGGGCGGAGGCTCGCCATCAACGAGTTGGGCGCAGAGATAGCCACGCGAATTGCCCGCAGGCTGCCGCAGCGGCAACGAGGCATCTGGGAGGACCACGGTCCATACGCCCCCGGGCAGCCGCTTGGCGAGGGCATAGTCCATTTCTGCGTCCGCATCCTCACATTGCAGCGCGTAGTTTGTTTTGCGCCGCGCGCCGGGAACAAGGCACCACTCGTCCTGGTGAATGAATGGCTTGGCCATCCGATCCCGGACGTCGCCCCGGACCTCGCACGGGCCGAGCTGCTTCGCCGCTACTTGCGCTGCTACGGACCGTCAACACGCGGAGGGTTCGCCACGTGGACGGGGATCCATCCGGGTGACACCGGCCCTTGGTGGAGCTTGGTCGAGGACGAGATGACACAGGTCGACTTCGCCGGCCGGCCGGCCTGGATCCTCACCGAGGATCTCGACGCGCTGCTGTCGGCGCCGATGACGAAAGGGGTGCGTCTGCTCCCGCCACATGATCCGTACACCCAGATACACGATCGGAACACGATCGTCGACGAGATGTACCACCGGGAAGTCTGGAAAGCGGTGGGCGGACCAGGAACCGTCCTTACGAGGGGGGAGCTTGCGGGCACCTGGCGTGCGCGCCTGAGGGGGCCGAAGCTGACCATCGCCGTGAAGACGTTCGGCGCTCTGGGAGATCAAGACATCAAGTCGCTCAAGGATGAGGCCGGGCAGGTCGCGGCGCTGCGTGGCGCGCCGGCCGTAGAGGTCGGGTTCGAGACCTACTGACCCTGCAGCGGCGGACGCCGCGCGAGTATCACTGCCTGCGGCGACCGCTCAAGGCGCCCGGGTTCGCGTGTCATCCGGGCCACGGTGCTGAATCCGGCGTTGGCCAGTTGTTCGGAGATCCACGCAGTTGGGAAGAGTTGCGCATCCATGGAGACGTCGTGTCCGTAGGCGCGGGAGATTTGCCGGCGGCCCTCACCCGCCTGGAAGCTGACGAGCACATATCCTCCGGGCGCAAGGACCCGAAAGAATTCCGTAAAGACCTCGGGTATCTCCCAGGGTTCCAAATGGATGATGGAATACCAGGCGAAAATCCCGTCCAGCTGCTGGTCTGCATGGGGGAGGCGCGCGAGCTCTGCCACATCGAAGTCCAACCCCGGATGGTTCCTCCGGGCAACCTCAAGCATTCCGGCGGACATGTCAATCCCCGCCGTCGAAAGTCCCAAGGACTCCAACAATCCGATCATCCGGCCCGTGCCACAGCCGGCGTCCAGCACAAACCGGCCGTCCCCCTCGTTGACGTGGCTGGCGAACGCTTCGATCATTCCGCGGTCAGCCGGTGCTTCGATGCTGGCATCAGGGAGCAGCCGCGAATAACTCTCCGCGACCACGTCGTAGGCGGACCGGGCCCTGGCAAGTCGATCGTCAACAGGCATCCGGAAAGGCTATCCCGGGAATGCCATTACTGGCACAAGGCCTGCCGCAGGAACTGCACCTAATTCCATGTACAGGCTGCCGGACTCGCGTGGAATATTTTTCATGACAGAGTCTTCGTCAGTCATCTTGATAAATATAATCGGCGCCTTTGCGTGTTGCCGCGGCTTTTGGGATATGTGCGCAAATGCCGGGACCACTCGAATCAATTTCCACTTAATTGGGGGCGAAAGTCCGTAGTAATTCGGTCATGCGAGTACACCGGCGCAGCGAGTTAGGTGGACACCACTGCTGTATTTGTCCGACTCCCGAGTTTAACTGTGAGTGCTACTAAGTTTTTGCACTCCCGCCCTAGGCTATTCAGAGCTGTCGCGGGTGGGTAGGCCGGCCGGCCTCCGGCCGGCTGTTAATAATGAGGGAATTGCTGGGAATTCCAAGGTGTGGGGCTAATTCCCCACGGTGTTATCATCCAGCACAGAAAGTGAGAATTCCGTGAAAAACAAAACCGTCGCCCATTGGGGTGCAGGTTTAGCGTGTTTGGTTTTACTTCTCTCCGGAACCACAGCGGCCCAGGCCAACCTCGCCGGCAGCAGCTTTGATGCGGGCGACGGAAACCTAATCGTAAATGACGAGGCCCAGGACTGGGCCTCCATTGGCATCGTCTGTCCCCCCGGCACGGTCTTGGGGTGTGGGATTGACAAGCCCACTGGCCAGACTGACGATTCGTTCGGCAACGGCACCAAGGAAGACGATGCTGTACCAACTGTGATTGACGGCTCCATTCCGAACAACAAGAGCGATCTGCTTCGCTTCTACACGCGGCTCATGCCGGAAAACGGCGATGATTTCCTCTACCTGGCCTGGGAACGTGTCCAGGAACCAAACGGCACAACGAATATGGACTTCGAATTCAACAAGTCCAAGGACCTGTCAGACAACGGGGTCACTCCGGTCCGCTCGGCGGGTGACGTCCTCATCAAGTACGACCTCTCTCAAGGCGGCGTAAACCCTGTACTTGGCTACCACCTCTGGGTGACCAGCGGCGATCCGCGGGTCGTGTGCCAGGCCTCGAACACGGTTCCGTGCTGGGACAAGGTCCACACCCTGACCGGGTTCTTCGAAGGCTCCATCAACACTGCCCCTGTCACGGACCCTATTGCCCCGAATGCCCCGCGCACACTGAGTACCCGTACATTCGGTGAGGCCGCGATCAACCTGACCGATGCCGGCCTTATTCCGTCGGGAGCCTGCCTGCCCTTCGCTTCCGCGTACCTGAAGAGCCGCTCGTCTGACTCCTTCACGTCGGCCGTGAAGGACTTCATCGCGCCGATCAGCGCCGGCGAATCGCGGTGCGGAACAATCAACGTGATCAAGCAGGATGACGACAGCCCTGCCTCGGCCCTCCAGGGCGCCGTTTTCACGCTCTACAAGGACAACGCCCCTGTTGGCGGCACACTCGGTACCGAGGACACGCCCGTTGTGCCCGAAACGACGTGCACCACCGGTGCTGACGGCAAGTGCTCCTTCGCCAATATTCCGGTAGGCAACTACTGGGTGGTGGAGACCACCACCCCGGCGGGACATGACACCGCAGATCCGCAGCAGGCTGTTGTGGGGGCCGGAGGCACAGTGGCACTGACCTTCATCAACCCTCGCGATTTCAAGGTCATCGTCCTGGTGTGCAAGGAAGCCGACAACTCGCTCTACCCCAGCACCGTGACTGTGGACGGAGCGGACAAGACGTCCCTCGCTGCCGCACCGTCCGGTCTGACGGCTGCCCAACTGTGCGGCCTGGGCGGCGCCGCCTACGGCGACTTGAGCTACGGCGACCACCCGGCAAACGTCAACATCCCGCAGTAGGCGCAGAGTCTGAGCGCGAAGGACCCGGATCAGTTCGCCAGCTCCGGGTCCTTCAGCGGTTCAGGCCGGACGCAGTCGGTCTACTATTGCCGCATGCGACTCTGGATCAGGGCGTACCCGTCTCACCAGCGCGATGAAGACAACTGATGAGGAAGAAAAGGGCATCTCAATGACAACCCGCGATACCCATTCAATCGGCGCGCCGTGCCTCGTCGACACATTCCAGCCCGATCCCCGCGCCGCTATGGACTTCTACGGAGCCCTCTTCGGCTGGAGCTTCGACGATCCCGTTCCGATGCCGGCCGGGCTCGAGGGCGAGTACTTTGCTGCCCGCCTCAGGGGGCGGCGGGTGGCCGGCGTCGGCCAGGCGCCGGCGCTGTCCGGGCCGACGTGGAACACCTATGTACGCGTCGATGACATCGGGCAGGCCCTTGCTCGTGCTGAGCACGCGGGAGGCAGGCTTCTGGCGGGCCCGTTCGCCGCTGCCTCAGGTGGCGGGCTTGCCGTGGTCGCGGACGCTACCGGAGTACCATTTTGCCTGTGGCAGTCCGGTGAGAACGACGGCGCCGAGCTCGCCGATGAGCCAAACTCGTGGGCGATGAGCTCGCTGCACACGAGCGACGTCAGCAAAGCCCAGGCGTTCTACGGTGCCATGTTCGGCTGGGACCTTGAATCGGTGCCGGACGTGGCCTTCTCGCTGTGGCGGCAGTCGGGCCGCGTCGTGGCTGTCGTAACCGCAACGGACGGCACGGCTGTCCCGCCGCATTGGAGCGTCAATTTCGCCGTGCATGATGCGGACTCCACGGCCCGCCGCGCCGTCGCCCTGGGCGGCAGCATCTTGATGGCTCCGATGGACACGCCCGGATTCCGCAATGCCGTGATCGGCGACCCCCAAGGAGGCTTCTTCGCCGTCAGTGCAGCCGCAGGCTGACCGCCGGCGGTCACGGGCAGGCACAATGGAGGCGTGACTTCTCCGCTCCACCCTCCGGCCCCCGCACGCTCCAATCCAACCTTCGATATGGGCGTCATCGGCGCGGGCCTGGCATTCGCTGCCTCCCTGGAGGAATTAGCAGGTGCCCTGCTGGCCGGCGGGGCGGGCGGAACCGCTGTGGTCCAGGCGCCGCCCGGTACAGGCAAGACCACCCTCGTTCCACCCTTGCTGGCCAACATCGCGTCCTCCTCCGGATCCGGCGGCGCCGGCACCGCCCGGGCAGGAAAACACAGCGGGCCGCGCGTGGTGGTGACCCAGCCCCGCCGCGTGGCCGCGAGGTCGGCCGCGCGCCGCCTCGCAGCCCTGGACGGCAGTCGGCTCGGGGACCGCGTCGGCTACACGGTCCGTGGCGAGCGCGTCTCCGGCGCGGGCACCTTGATCGAGTTCGTCACCCCAGGAATCCTGCTCCAGCGGCTCCTTTCCGACCCGGGCCTGGAAACCGTGGACGCCCTGATCCTGGACGAGGTCCACGAACGCGGACTCGAGACCGACCTGCTCCTCGGCCTGCTCGCGGAGGTCCGCGAGCTGCGCAGCGACCTCACGCTCGTAGCGATGTCCGCCACACTGGACGCGCCGCGCTTCGCCGCCCTGCTCGGGTCAGGACAGGACGGAAACCACGACGGCGGCGGCCCGGCTCCCGTCGTCGACTGTCCGTCCGCGCTGTTCCCGCTGGAGACGGAGTGGGCGCCGGCGGCTGTGGCGCGGCTGGACACACGGGGCGTGACCCGCGCGTTCCTTGACCACGTGGCGGACACTGCCGCGGCAGCGCAGGCCAAGGCATTAGCAGCCGACCCGGGCATCGACGCCCTGGTCTTCCTTCCCGGGGCGCGGGAGGTCTCGCACGTCGCTGACCGCCTCCGGGGCCGGACTGACGCCGAGGTGCTGGAACTGCACGGCCAGGCCGGACCGGCGGAACAGGACCGCGCGGTCTCCGGCCGGGAACCCGGCGGACGTGCCCGGATCATCGTCTCCACCGCGCTGGCCGAATCCTCCCTGACGGTCCCGGGAGTCCGGCTGGTCATAGACTCCGGCCTGTCCCGTGAGCCGAGGCGCGACACGAACCGCGGCATGTCCGGCCTGGTGACTGTGTCCTGCTCGCGTGCGTCCGCCGACCAGCGCGCCGGCCGTGCCGCCCGCCAGGGGCCGGGACGGGTGGTCCGGTGCTATGACCAGCGGACGTTCGGTGCCGCTCCGGCCCACGCGACCCCGGAAATCGCCGTCGCCGACCTGACCGGCGCGGCGCTGCTGCTGGCCTGCTGGGGATCACCGGGCGGGCAAGGCCTGGCCCTTCCGGACGCCCCGCCCGCGGCCGCTATGGATGACGCCATCGAGGTCCTTCGCGAACTGGGCGCAGTTGGTCCGGACGGCCTTGCCACGGGCCTGGGCAAGACCCTCGCCAGGATTCCCGCAGACCCGCGCCTGGCCCGCGCCCTCCTGGACGGTGCCGCAACCGCCAGCCACCGGACCGCGGCAGAGACCGTCGCCGTCGTAGCCGGTGACCAGCGCGCTCCGGGCGCCGACCTCACCCGGCTGCTGGCTGCGCTGCGTCCGGGCAACGATCCGGCGGCCCGCCGTTGGAAGGACGACGTCCGGCGGATGGAAGCGATCGTCCGCAAGGAGATCACCGCCGTCGAACAAACCCCGGCCGTGTCCCCGGTGGCCTCCGCGGAGGCCGTCGGGTTCGTCGTCGGCCTCGCCTTCCCGGACCGGGTGGCGCGACGCGTCCCCGGGGCGGGGGAGCGCTACCTGCTGTCCTCCGGCACCCGGGCGGGCCTTCCGGCCGGCAGCCCGCTGTCAGGCCAGGAGTGGCTGGCTGTCGCCGACGTCTCACGCGCGGAAGGCCGCGACGCGGCGGGAACCGGCGCCGTCATCCGCTCTGCCGCCCCGCTGTCTGCCGAGACGGCTGAAGCCGCCGCCCGGCACCTGCTCAGGGAAACCGTGGAAGCCGGATTCGCCCAGGGACGCGTCACCGCCCGGCGGGAACGCCGGTTGGGCGCCATCCTGCTTTCCTCGACGCCGGTCCGGCCGTCAGCCGCCGAGGGGCGGGCCGCCGTGGCCCGCGCACTGGCCAAGGAAGGATTGGAGACCATCGGATGGTCGACGGCGGCGGACGCCCTGCGCCGCCGTCTTGCGCTGCTGCACCGGGAACTGGGCGGTCCGTGGCCCGACGTGTCCGAACAGGCGCTGCTGTCCCGGCTGGACGACTGGCTGGCGCCCGAGCTCGAAGCGCTGGCCGGCGGGAAGGCCACGGCCGGCGTCGACCTCACCGAACCGCTGCGCAGGCTGCTGCCGTGGCCCGACGCCTCCCGGCTGGGGGAACTGGCGCCGGAAACGCTGGAGGTGCCGAGCGGTTCGCGCGTCCGGATTGACTACCCTGATGCAGAGCACGACGACGGCCGCCCGGTGGTGGCGGTCAAGCTGCAGGAGTGCTTCGGCTGGGCCGAAACGCCACGGCTGGCGGGCGGACGGGTTCCGGTGCTGTTCCACCTCCTGTCACCGGCACGGCGGCCGCTTGCGGTGACGGATGACCTCGCTTCGTTCTGGTCGGGACCGTACGCGCAGGTGCGGGCCGAGATGCGCGGACGCTACCCGAAGCATCCCTGGCCGGAGGACCCGTGGACGGCGCCGGCCACCGCCCGGACGAAGAGCAGGATGTAGCGCCGTTAAGGGCAAGCCGGCTTCATTCGGCGGTGATGCGTATCCCGGCGACAGCCCCTGTCCAGGGGCCCGTGGGGTCCTGACGCGTCAGATGGACACCGACGTAGCCGGGCTGCAGTTCGACAACCTGCGACAGCACGCCCGAGCAATCGAGAACCAAGGGCGGCAACTCGACCGCGGTCCCTGGATCCTGGCTGATTGAAATGTGGACCTCTTTGATGCCTGCACAGGCCGCCGTCACGGTGTACGAGCCGGCAGCCTTCACTGTTGCGGTTTTGCTGAAGCCGACCCCGGGGCCGTTCGCGGGACCGGACT harbors:
- a CDS encoding class I SAM-dependent DNA methyltransferase — its product is MPVDDRLARARSAYDVVAESYSRLLPDASIEAPADRGMIEAFASHVNEGDGRFVLDAGCGTGRMIGLLESLGLSTAGIDMSAGMLEVARRNHPGLDFDVAELARLPHADQQLDGIFAWYSIIHLEPWEIPEVFTEFFRVLAPGGYVLVSFQAGEGRRQISRAYGHDVSMDAQLFPTAWISEQLANAGFSTVARMTREPGRLERSPQAVILARRPPLQGQ
- a CDS encoding winged helix DNA-binding domain-containing protein, with amino-acid sequence MPHRISKGQVIAFRLGAHCLTERLVEDGLLRAAGRCGIQNSPPGSALLALHARVGNLRQGQLASAIAEEKSLLQSWCMRGSPFYFPTSDATVFTTGMLPPTEGAMRHLVSGVEPALDKLGMSFTKAVELTAAEVGDVLSGRRLAINELGAEIATRIARRLPQRQRGIWEDHGPYAPGQPLGEGIVHFCVRILTLQRVVCFAPRAGNKAPLVLVNEWLGHPIPDVAPDLARAELLRRYLRCYGPSTRGGFATWTGIHPGDTGPWWSLVEDEMTQVDFAGRPAWILTEDLDALLSAPMTKGVRLLPPHDPYTQIHDRNTIVDEMYHREVWKAVGGPGTVLTRGELAGTWRARLRGPKLTIAVKTFGALGDQDIKSLKDEAGQVAALRGAPAVEVGFETY
- the hrpB gene encoding ATP-dependent helicase HrpB, producing the protein MGVIGAGLAFAASLEELAGALLAGGAGGTAVVQAPPGTGKTTLVPPLLANIASSSGSGGAGTARAGKHSGPRVVVTQPRRVAARSAARRLAALDGSRLGDRVGYTVRGERVSGAGTLIEFVTPGILLQRLLSDPGLETVDALILDEVHERGLETDLLLGLLAEVRELRSDLTLVAMSATLDAPRFAALLGSGQDGNHDGGGPAPVVDCPSALFPLETEWAPAAVARLDTRGVTRAFLDHVADTAAAAQAKALAADPGIDALVFLPGAREVSHVADRLRGRTDAEVLELHGQAGPAEQDRAVSGREPGGRARIIVSTALAESSLTVPGVRLVIDSGLSREPRRDTNRGMSGLVTVSCSRASADQRAGRAARQGPGRVVRCYDQRTFGAAPAHATPEIAVADLTGAALLLACWGSPGGQGLALPDAPPAAAMDDAIEVLRELGAVGPDGLATGLGKTLARIPADPRLARALLDGAATASHRTAAETVAVVAGDQRAPGADLTRLLAALRPGNDPAARRWKDDVRRMEAIVRKEITAVEQTPAVSPVASAEAVGFVVGLAFPDRVARRVPGAGERYLLSSGTRAGLPAGSPLSGQEWLAVADVSRAEGRDAAGTGAVIRSAAPLSAETAEAAARHLLRETVEAGFAQGRVTARRERRLGAILLSSTPVRPSAAEGRAAVARALAKEGLETIGWSTAADALRRRLALLHRELGGPWPDVSEQALLSRLDDWLAPELEALAGGKATAGVDLTEPLRRLLPWPDASRLGELAPETLEVPSGSRVRIDYPDAEHDDGRPVVAVKLQECFGWAETPRLAGGRVPVLFHLLSPARRPLAVTDDLASFWSGPYAQVRAEMRGRYPKHPWPEDPWTAPATARTKSRM
- a CDS encoding SDR family oxidoreductase, which gives rise to MSIVIAGATGQLGRLVVKELLSRGVPADRIVAAGRSAEQLAELSARGVNTATLDYNDPASVDAALNEDDTLLLISGSDIQNRTTQHQTVIDAAVRAKVGHILYTSVLAADTTPLVLAPDHVKAEEFIRASGLPFTFLRNGWYTENYAAALHSARETGTLLGSAGEGRVASATRADYAAAIAAVLSTAGHEGHVYELSGDHAWTYEELASAFSTVLGRPVSYASVSPAEHALALEAAGLDAATAGFLAALDGNIQQGALALSTGDLARLVGRPTTPLLDGLRPLAG
- a CDS encoding VOC family protein; this encodes MTTRDTHSIGAPCLVDTFQPDPRAAMDFYGALFGWSFDDPVPMPAGLEGEYFAARLRGRRVAGVGQAPALSGPTWNTYVRVDDIGQALARAEHAGGRLLAGPFAAASGGGLAVVADATGVPFCLWQSGENDGAELADEPNSWAMSSLHTSDVSKAQAFYGAMFGWDLESVPDVAFSLWRQSGRVVAVVTATDGTAVPPHWSVNFAVHDADSTARRAVALGGSILMAPMDTPGFRNAVIGDPQGGFFAVSAAAG
- a CDS encoding dihydrofolate reductase family protein translates to MGRLIVQEFVTADGFAANANNEFTAYEMLKGGTAEFDRSQSAWLDTVDAMVLGASTYRMFAEFWPTLASEGEIIAPALNALRRFVFSRTLKNAPWGDYPEAAVESGDAVAAIRRIKGEFGGTIVLWGSLTLSEAFFDAGEVDGVRLVVMPVAIGAGRGVFPSGRDPLLLTLLGAKTYDAGLVELEYSVGSGGPRPRPERSGSAR
- a CDS encoding prealbumin-like fold domain-containing protein encodes the protein MVLLLSGTTAAQANLAGSSFDAGDGNLIVNDEAQDWASIGIVCPPGTVLGCGIDKPTGQTDDSFGNGTKEDDAVPTVIDGSIPNNKSDLLRFYTRLMPENGDDFLYLAWERVQEPNGTTNMDFEFNKSKDLSDNGVTPVRSAGDVLIKYDLSQGGVNPVLGYHLWVTSGDPRVVCQASNTVPCWDKVHTLTGFFEGSINTAPVTDPIAPNAPRTLSTRTFGEAAINLTDAGLIPSGACLPFASAYLKSRSSDSFTSAVKDFIAPISAGESRCGTINVIKQDDDSPASALQGAVFTLYKDNAPVGGTLGTEDTPVVPETTCTTGADGKCSFANIPVGNYWVVETTTPAGHDTADPQQAVVGAGGTVALTFINPRDFKVIVLVCKEADNSLYPSTVTVDGADKTSLAAAPSGLTAAQLCGLGGAAYGDLSYGDHPANVNIPQ